One window of Mediterraneibacter gnavus ATCC 29149 genomic DNA carries:
- a CDS encoding Tex family protein, protein MDINQKLTEELEVKRWQVDAAVKLIDEGNTIPFISRYRKEATGSLNDEQLRKLHERLVYLRNLEEKKEQVLSSIEEQGKLTEELKSQILEAGTLVVVEDLYRPYRPKRRTRATIAKEKGLEPLAAVIILQKLKMPLLEEAEKYVSEEKGVVCAEDAIAGAKDIIAESISDEADYRSWIRKITMKKGKLISTAKDPEAESVYEMYYEFEEPLSKLAGHRILALNRGEKEKILTVKIEAPEEEILGYLEKQIFHGKNLDTEQALKEAVEDSYKRLIGPAIEREIRSDLTEKAENGAIEVFGKNLHQLLMQPPITGQVVLGWDPAFRTGCKLAVVDPTGKVLGTTVIYPTAPTTPAKIKASKDLLKKIIPKYHITLISLGNGTASRESEQFIVELLKEIPEKVQYVIVNEAGASVYSASKLASEEFPKFDVGQRSAASIARRLQDPLAELVKIEPQSIGVGQYQHDMNQKKLGESLSGVVEDCVNKVGVDLNTASAPLLSYISGISGAIAKNIVAYREENGKFQDRKDLLKVAKLGPKAFEQCAGFMRIQGGKNPLDATGVHPESYGATEKLLERQGFTLEDVAGGNLSGLSKTVKDYKKLSQELEIGEITLRDIVKELEKPARDPRDEMPKPILRTDVLDMKDLKEGMILKGTVRNVIDFGVFVDIGVHQDGLVHISQITDKYIKHPLEAVSVGDIVDVKVMSVDLKKKRIQLTMRGIS, encoded by the coding sequence ATGGATATTAATCAAAAATTGACAGAAGAACTGGAAGTAAAGCGCTGGCAAGTAGATGCAGCTGTAAAATTGATTGATGAAGGGAATACGATCCCGTTTATTTCAAGATATCGAAAAGAAGCAACAGGATCTCTCAATGATGAACAGCTGCGGAAATTGCACGAGCGTCTTGTGTATTTGAGAAATCTGGAAGAGAAAAAAGAGCAGGTACTTTCCAGCATTGAAGAACAGGGAAAACTGACAGAGGAATTGAAAAGTCAGATCCTGGAAGCAGGGACACTTGTCGTGGTGGAAGATCTGTATCGTCCGTATCGTCCGAAGAGAAGAACACGGGCAACGATCGCAAAAGAAAAAGGCCTGGAGCCTTTGGCGGCAGTGATTATCCTCCAGAAGCTGAAAATGCCGCTTTTAGAAGAAGCTGAAAAATATGTATCGGAAGAAAAGGGTGTGGTCTGCGCAGAAGATGCAATTGCCGGAGCAAAAGATATCATTGCAGAATCAATTTCGGATGAGGCAGACTACAGAAGCTGGATTCGAAAGATCACCATGAAAAAAGGAAAATTGATCTCCACGGCAAAAGATCCGGAAGCAGAGTCGGTTTATGAAATGTATTATGAATTCGAAGAACCATTGTCAAAGCTGGCAGGACACCGCATTCTTGCGCTGAACAGGGGAGAAAAAGAAAAGATCCTGACAGTGAAGATTGAGGCACCGGAGGAAGAGATTCTTGGCTATCTGGAAAAACAGATATTTCACGGAAAGAATCTAGATACAGAGCAGGCACTCAAAGAAGCGGTGGAAGACAGCTATAAGCGTCTGATCGGTCCGGCGATTGAAAGAGAAATCCGCAGTGATCTGACAGAAAAAGCAGAAAATGGAGCAATCGAAGTATTTGGGAAAAATCTGCATCAGCTTTTGATGCAGCCGCCGATCACAGGCCAGGTAGTACTTGGATGGGACCCGGCATTCCGTACAGGATGTAAGCTTGCTGTGGTAGATCCGACCGGAAAAGTATTGGGAACGACTGTCATTTATCCGACTGCCCCGACGACTCCTGCAAAGATCAAAGCATCGAAAGATTTATTGAAAAAGATCATTCCGAAATATCATATTACGTTGATTTCGCTTGGAAACGGAACAGCATCCAGGGAGTCCGAGCAGTTTATTGTGGAGCTGTTAAAAGAGATTCCGGAGAAAGTGCAGTATGTGATCGTCAATGAGGCTGGAGCATCCGTGTATTCAGCCAGCAAACTGGCAAGCGAAGAATTTCCGAAGTTTGATGTGGGACAGAGAAGTGCGGCATCCATTGCAAGAAGGCTGCAGGATCCGCTTGCGGAACTGGTGAAGATCGAGCCACAGTCCATCGGCGTGGGACAGTATCAGCATGATATGAATCAGAAAAAGCTGGGTGAATCACTGAGCGGAGTTGTGGAAGACTGTGTAAATAAGGTAGGTGTTGATCTGAATACCGCATCAGCGCCTCTGCTTTCCTATATTTCCGGGATTTCCGGTGCAATCGCCAAAAACATTGTGGCATATCGGGAGGAAAACGGAAAGTTCCAGGATCGTAAAGATCTGTTGAAGGTCGCAAAGCTGGGGCCGAAAGCATTTGAACAATGTGCCGGATTCATGCGCATTCAGGGCGGGAAAAATCCGCTGGATGCCACAGGGGTTCATCCGGAGTCTTATGGAGCGACAGAAAAACTACTGGAGAGACAGGGATTTACGCTGGAGGATGTGGCAGGAGGGAATCTGTCCGGTTTGTCCAAAACAGTTAAAGATTACAAAAAGCTGTCTCAAGAGCTGGAAATCGGAGAAATCACACTCCGTGATATTGTAAAAGAGCTGGAAAAACCTGCAAGAGATCCGAGAGATGAGATGCCAAAACCGATCCTTCGTACGGATGTGCTGGATATGAAAGATCTGAAAGAAGGGATGATCCTAAAAGGAACTGTTCGAAATGTCATTGATTTTGGAGTCTTTGTGGACATCGGGGTACATCAGGATGGACTGGTACACATTTCCCAGATTACAGACAAGTATATCAAGCATCCGCTGGAGGCTGTCAGTGTGGGAGATATCGTTGATGTGAAAGTGATGAGTGTGGATCTGAAGAAGAAACGAATTCAGCTGACCATGCGTGGAATTTCTTAA
- a CDS encoding ECF transporter S component has translation MSTQTNTAEKSTQKIGARTLALVGMLSAVAVVLMTFDIPLPFAPTFYKIDFSEVPVLIGCFTMGPLAGVGIELIKNLLHIVISGTQTAGVGEVANFLIGCAFIVPAGLIYHKKHTRTGALIGMASGTVLMTVIGGLMNAYVLLPVYAKAFGMPLNALVEMGTAINAKITSVSTLILFAVTPFNLLKGVLVSLIVFLIYKKISPIFRMK, from the coding sequence ATGAGTACACAAACAAACACAGCAGAGAAGAGTACACAGAAAATAGGTGCAAGAACACTGGCGCTTGTCGGAATGCTTTCCGCAGTTGCAGTGGTGTTGATGACATTCGACATTCCGCTTCCGTTTGCACCCACATTTTACAAGATTGATTTCAGTGAAGTACCGGTTCTGATTGGATGTTTTACAATGGGACCGCTTGCGGGTGTGGGAATTGAGCTGATCAAAAATCTGCTGCATATTGTTATCAGCGGAACTCAGACAGCGGGAGTTGGAGAGGTAGCCAACTTTCTGATCGGATGTGCATTTATTGTGCCGGCAGGATTGATCTACCATAAAAAGCATACAAGAACAGGTGCGTTGATCGGTATGGCATCAGGCACGGTATTGATGACGGTGATCGGAGGACTGATGAATGCATATGTATTGCTTCCGGTGTATGCCAAAGCATTTGGAATGCCGCTGAATGCTCTGGTAGAGATGGGAACAGCGATCAATGCAAAGATTACAAGTGTCTCAACACTGATCCTGTTTGCAGTGACACCGTTTAATCTTCTGAAAGGTGTGCTGGTGTCATTGATCGTATTTTTAATCTATAAGAAGATCAGTCCGATTTTTCGGATGAAGTAG
- a CDS encoding IS4 family transposase yields MLDYFQFSVDTPSASAFCQQRNKLLLEAFQFLFYEFNSCFSFEKKYKDYQLLACDGSDLNIARNPNDAGTYFQSQPTDRGFHQIHLNALFDLCEKRYIDLVIQPARLENESLAMTQMIDRYKGEKKTIFIADRGYETYNIFAHVQEKGMYYLIRVKDGGGGSMTGSFDLPDENEFDHDMQLILTRKQTKDVKAKPKKFKFIAKSSPFDYLDLYDKKFYTLNFRVVRFAISEDSYESIITNLPKEDFPVEEIKKVYAMRWGIETSFRELKYAIGLCCFHSKKMEYIMQEIYARLILYNYCELITMHVIIQQKGTKHVYQMNYTIAIHICRYFLRNDISPPDVETLIQKNLLPVRPGRSDPRKVKPKSAVSFLYRVA; encoded by the coding sequence TTGCTGGATTATTTCCAGTTCTCTGTCGATACCCCGTCTGCTTCAGCGTTCTGTCAACAGAGAAACAAACTACTTCTGGAGGCATTCCAGTTTTTGTTTTATGAATTTAATTCTTGTTTCTCATTCGAAAAAAAGTATAAGGATTATCAACTATTAGCTTGTGATGGCTCAGATTTGAACATTGCCCGTAATCCAAATGATGCAGGCACTTATTTTCAGTCTCAACCAACTGATCGGGGATTTCATCAGATTCATCTGAATGCTCTTTTCGACCTGTGCGAGAAGCGATATATTGATCTTGTGATACAACCTGCAAGGCTAGAAAACGAATCATTGGCAATGACACAAATGATTGACCGTTATAAAGGAGAGAAAAAAACAATTTTTATCGCAGACAGAGGATATGAAACATATAATATTTTTGCGCATGTCCAAGAAAAAGGAATGTATTATCTGATTCGTGTAAAGGATGGCGGTGGGGGAAGCATGACAGGAAGTTTTGACCTTCCTGATGAAAATGAGTTTGACCACGACATGCAACTTATATTAACCCGAAAACAGACAAAAGATGTGAAAGCTAAACCCAAAAAATTTAAATTTATTGCAAAATCCAGTCCATTTGACTATCTGGATTTATATGACAAAAAATTTTATACGTTGAATTTTAGAGTAGTAAGGTTTGCCATTTCAGAAGATTCGTATGAAAGTATAATTACCAATCTTCCAAAGGAAGATTTTCCAGTAGAAGAAATAAAGAAGGTTTATGCAATGCGATGGGGCATCGAAACATCGTTCAGGGAATTGAAATATGCTATCGGATTATGTTGCTTTCATTCAAAAAAGATGGAGTATATCATGCAAGAAATATACGCACGTTTAATCCTTTACAATTATTGTGAGCTCATTACAATGCATGTAATAATCCAACAAAAAGGTACAAAACATGTTTATCAAATGAATTACACAATAGCAATTCATATATGTCGTTATTTCCTGCGAAATGACATTTCCCCACCTGACGTTGAGACGCTGATACAGAAGAATCTTTTACCTGTAAGACCCGGGCGTTCCGACCCTCGCAAAGTCAAGCCTAAGTCAGCAGTAAGTTTTCTGTATCGAGTTGCATAA
- a CDS encoding MATE family efflux transporter has translation MTQKQPINQITEGVIWKQLLLFFFPILLGTFFQQLYNTIDTVIVGQFVGKAALASVGGSSAQIVALIVGFFTGLSSGASVLIAQYFGARNEHAASDGLHNAYAISIVGGILLGIIGFFATPSMLRLMNTPDEIMQDSVIYLRIYFAGIIFVFLYNMGSSILRAVGDSKRPLYYLIACCLLNIILDVLFVVAFHMGVLGVAVATLISQAFSALLVTRKLLRSEGMLKLSFSRIRFHGSVLKNQLKLGLPTGFEAILFAITNIAIQSAVNTFGTDTSAAWSAYGKLDAIFWMVSTAFGISITTFVGQNYGAGKLDRIRKSTRVCLIMDALISAVLVIFLIAARKILFSLFTNDETVIQIGCEMLVLITPWYIVYVFIEVLAGALRGVGDVIVPVIITLLGICVMRIAWLIGVLKISPTISAIIFSYPVTWLLTALFFIGYYLYKQKKFS, from the coding sequence ATGACACAAAAACAACCGATAAATCAGATTACCGAGGGTGTGATCTGGAAACAACTTCTATTGTTCTTCTTTCCGATTTTGCTCGGAACCTTTTTTCAACAACTATACAACACCATTGATACTGTCATTGTCGGACAATTTGTCGGAAAAGCAGCACTTGCCAGTGTGGGCGGTTCCTCTGCACAGATCGTGGCTCTGATCGTGGGCTTTTTTACCGGTCTGTCTTCGGGTGCTTCTGTTTTGATCGCCCAGTACTTCGGTGCGAGAAATGAACATGCTGCCAGTGACGGACTTCACAATGCCTATGCAATCTCCATCGTGGGAGGAATCCTGCTCGGAATCATCGGATTTTTCGCTACACCATCTATGCTCCGACTGATGAACACCCCCGATGAGATCATGCAGGACTCCGTGATCTATCTCCGGATTTATTTTGCAGGTATTATTTTTGTTTTCCTATATAATATGGGTTCCAGTATTCTGCGCGCCGTGGGAGATTCCAAACGTCCGCTTTATTATCTGATTGCCTGCTGCCTGCTGAACATCATACTTGATGTATTGTTTGTAGTCGCTTTCCACATGGGCGTGCTGGGAGTCGCCGTTGCAACCTTGATCTCCCAGGCATTCAGCGCCCTGCTCGTGACACGCAAGCTTCTTCGTTCGGAGGGAATGTTAAAGCTTTCCTTCTCCCGCATCCGGTTCCACGGATCGGTCCTGAAAAATCAGTTGAAGCTTGGACTTCCTACCGGATTCGAAGCAATCCTGTTTGCCATTACCAATATCGCCATTCAATCCGCAGTCAACACCTTTGGAACAGATACTTCTGCCGCCTGGTCTGCCTACGGAAAACTGGATGCGATCTTCTGGATGGTAAGCACTGCCTTTGGAATCTCCATCACTACTTTTGTGGGTCAGAACTACGGCGCCGGAAAACTGGACCGGATCCGCAAGAGTACCCGTGTCTGCCTGATCATGGACGCACTGATATCCGCTGTATTGGTTATTTTCCTGATCGCAGCCAGAAAAATTTTGTTCAGCCTGTTTACAAATGATGAGACCGTCATCCAGATCGGATGTGAGATGCTTGTCCTGATCACTCCCTGGTACATTGTATATGTATTCATCGAAGTACTTGCCGGTGCACTGCGCGGAGTCGGTGATGTCATCGTGCCGGTGATCATCACGCTGCTTGGTATCTGCGTGATGCGAATCGCCTGGCTGATCGGCGTGCTGAAGATTTCTCCGACAATTTCTGCGATCATCTTCAGCTATCCGGTCACCTGGCTTTTGACAGCACTGTTTTTTATTGGGTATTATCTGTATAAACAGAAAAAGTTTTCCTGA
- a CDS encoding type III pantothenate kinase — protein MVLAIDIGNTNIVIGCIQNKECLFVERLSTVHQKTEIEYAIDIKTVLDIYHIDVEQIEGGIISSVVPQVTNAAKLALEKILKKNVMVVGAGVKTGLNIRMDNPSSVGSDLIVGAVAGVAQYPVPLIIFDLGTANTVCVIDKNKDYIGGMIYPGIQVSVDSLTANASQLSGISLEAPKQIIGKNTVDCMKSGVIYSSASAMDGIIDRMEEALGEKATVVATGGLAKKIVPHCKREITLDDDLLLKGLAIIYDKNVSTNRK, from the coding sequence ATGGTTTTAGCGATTGATATCGGAAATACAAATATAGTGATCGGATGTATTCAGAACAAGGAGTGTCTGTTTGTAGAAAGGCTCTCAACCGTTCATCAGAAAACAGAAATCGAGTATGCGATCGACATTAAGACAGTTCTGGATATTTATCATATTGATGTGGAGCAGATCGAGGGGGGAATTATTTCCTCGGTTGTACCACAGGTGACCAATGCAGCGAAACTGGCGCTGGAAAAAATTTTGAAAAAAAATGTAATGGTCGTGGGAGCCGGAGTAAAGACCGGACTGAATATCCGGATGGACAACCCTTCTTCAGTGGGAAGCGATCTGATTGTGGGAGCTGTTGCAGGTGTGGCACAGTATCCGGTACCGTTGATCATTTTTGATCTGGGTACGGCCAATACAGTTTGTGTGATCGATAAAAACAAAGACTATATCGGCGGGATGATCTATCCGGGAATTCAGGTGTCCGTGGATTCTCTGACTGCAAATGCATCTCAGTTGAGCGGGATCAGTCTGGAAGCACCGAAACAGATCATCGGGAAAAATACGGTAGACTGTATGAAGAGCGGCGTAATCTACAGTAGTGCATCGGCAATGGATGGCATTATTGATCGTATGGAAGAAGCTCTCGGAGAAAAAGCAACTGTAGTGGCAACCGGTGGACTTGCGAAAAAAATAGTACCTCATTGTAAACGGGAAATTACATTGGATGATGACCTTCTGTTAAAAGGGCTGGCGATCATATACGATAAAAACGTGAGTACGAACAGAAAATAA
- a CDS encoding cell wall hydrolase, whose amino-acid sequence MKQRKRWMAVLTVWTIALLFAAGFTSQASVSSSKMIQEKNSKYTTGAGAIAAAMESIPAEAVELTKAEAQKAQEAREQAEAEAKRKAEEEAARKAAEEAARAQIAAEDQKLLASIIFCEAGNQPYEGQVAVGAVIMNRVRSGVYPNSISEVIYQSGQFGPAMTGWLDTVRSSEGYTQTAMQAAADAMAGVNPIGDCLYFGNGNYGIQIGDHFFH is encoded by the coding sequence ATGAAACAGAGAAAACGATGGATGGCAGTACTTACTGTATGGACAATAGCGTTGTTATTTGCAGCAGGTTTCACGAGTCAGGCATCCGTTTCCAGTTCCAAGATGATTCAGGAAAAAAATAGCAAATATACAACAGGGGCAGGGGCGATTGCTGCTGCGATGGAGAGTATTCCGGCAGAGGCAGTAGAACTTACCAAAGCCGAGGCGCAGAAAGCGCAGGAAGCCAGAGAGCAGGCAGAAGCAGAAGCAAAACGAAAAGCGGAGGAAGAAGCTGCGAGAAAAGCGGCAGAAGAAGCTGCACGGGCACAGATCGCTGCAGAAGATCAGAAACTTCTGGCATCGATCATCTTCTGTGAGGCAGGAAATCAGCCTTATGAAGGACAGGTTGCGGTCGGAGCAGTGATCATGAACCGTGTCAGAAGTGGTGTGTATCCGAACAGTATTTCCGAAGTAATCTATCAGTCAGGGCAGTTTGGCCCGGCGATGACAGGATGGCTGGATACTGTCCGCAGCTCGGAAGGATATACGCAGACTGCTATGCAGGCAGCGGCAGATGCGATGGCGGGAGTCAATCCGATCGGAGACTGTCTGTATTTTGGAAATGGAAATTATGGAATTCAGATTGGAGATCATTTCTTCCATTAA
- the coaBC gene encoding bifunctional phosphopantothenoylcysteine decarboxylase/phosphopantothenate--cysteine ligase CoaBC, producing MLKGKTVVLAVSGSIAAYKIASLASALKKLHANVQVLMTKNAVNFINPITFESLTGNKCLVDTFDRNFQYSVEHVALAKQADVVLVAPASANVIGKIAHGIADDMLTTTVMACKCKKIIAPAMNTNMFDNPILQDNLKILEHYGYEVISPAVGYLACGDTGAGKMPEPELLLQYILREIAYEKDMQGKRVLVTAGPTQESIDPVRFITNHSTGKMGYAIAKMCMLRGAEVTLVSGPTSIAKPEFVHVVDVVTAKEMYEEVTKRAKDQDIIIKAAAVADYRPKSVSSEKMKKKDDDLAIPMERTDDILKFLGEHKKEHQFLCGFSMETENMLENSRKKLEKKHLDMIVANNLKVEGAGFAGDTNVVTIITGQEEVSLGKMTKEETALRILDEILKATN from the coding sequence ATGCTGAAAGGCAAAACAGTAGTACTTGCGGTGTCCGGAAGTATTGCTGCGTACAAGATCGCATCGCTTGCCAGTGCACTGAAAAAGCTGCATGCCAATGTGCAGGTACTGATGACCAAAAACGCGGTTAATTTTATCAATCCGATCACATTTGAGTCTTTGACAGGGAACAAATGTCTGGTGGATACGTTTGACCGGAATTTTCAGTACAGTGTAGAGCACGTGGCACTTGCCAAGCAGGCGGATGTGGTTTTAGTGGCACCGGCCAGTGCCAATGTGATCGGAAAGATCGCGCACGGGATCGCAGATGATATGCTGACGACGACAGTTATGGCATGTAAGTGTAAAAAGATCATTGCACCGGCAATGAACACAAACATGTTCGATAATCCGATCCTGCAGGACAATCTTAAAATTCTGGAACACTATGGATATGAGGTGATCAGTCCGGCAGTGGGATACCTCGCATGCGGGGATACCGGAGCCGGGAAGATGCCCGAGCCGGAGCTGCTGTTACAGTACATTTTAAGAGAAATCGCATATGAAAAAGATATGCAGGGTAAACGGGTGCTGGTGACGGCAGGTCCGACACAGGAATCGATCGATCCGGTCAGATTTATTACCAATCATTCCACCGGAAAGATGGGATATGCGATTGCAAAAATGTGTATGCTGCGCGGAGCAGAAGTGACGCTGGTAAGTGGTCCGACATCCATTGCAAAACCGGAATTTGTTCACGTGGTGGACGTGGTAACAGCAAAAGAGATGTACGAAGAGGTCACAAAGAGGGCCAAAGATCAGGACATTATCATCAAAGCAGCTGCAGTGGCAGATTACCGGCCAAAATCAGTGAGCAGTGAAAAGATGAAAAAGAAGGACGATGATCTGGCGATTCCAATGGAGCGTACAGATGATATCCTGAAGTTTCTGGGAGAGCATAAAAAAGAGCATCAGTTTTTATGCGGTTTTTCCATGGAGACGGAGAATATGCTGGAGAATTCCAGAAAAAAACTGGAAAAGAAGCATCTTGACATGATCGTGGCAAACAATCTGAAGGTAGAAGGGGCAGGATTTGCCGGAGATACCAATGTGGTGACGATCATTACCGGGCAGGAGGAAGTTTCACTCGGAAAAATGACGAAAGAGGAGACAGCCTTAAGGATCCTGGACGAAATTTTAAAAGCAACAAATTAA
- a CDS encoding ECF transporter S component → MNQTTNKTQTTGSSVRTRHMVQTAIFGVIIVIMAFTPFLGYIPLGFTRATIIHIPVILASLLMGPKTGALLGLLFGLTSFINNTVNPTVTSFVFTPFYSMGEFSGGIGSVIICFVPRILTGVVPHYIYKLVKKCSKSTGVSKIGLILAGVGGSLTNTLLVMNLIYLFFKDTYAAANGVAVKAVYGFILSIIGINGVPEAIVAGVLTALIGRTLMKKNMKERLGFTHGFSD, encoded by the coding sequence ATGAATCAGACAACAAACAAAACACAGACAACAGGCAGCAGTGTGCGCACACGGCATATGGTACAGACGGCAATTTTTGGAGTTATTATTGTAATCATGGCGTTCACCCCTTTTCTCGGATATATCCCGCTGGGATTTACAAGAGCAACGATTATCCATATTCCGGTGATTCTGGCATCTCTTTTGATGGGACCAAAGACGGGAGCTCTGCTGGGACTGCTGTTTGGACTGACCAGCTTTATTAATAATACAGTGAATCCGACCGTGACTTCTTTTGTATTTACCCCATTTTACAGTATGGGAGAATTCAGCGGAGGGATCGGCAGCGTGATCATCTGTTTTGTTCCGCGTATTCTGACAGGAGTCGTTCCGCATTATATTTACAAATTGGTGAAAAAATGCAGCAAATCAACAGGTGTTTCCAAAATCGGACTGATTTTGGCGGGAGTAGGCGGTTCACTGACAAATACATTGTTGGTTATGAATTTGATTTATCTGTTTTTTAAGGATACGTATGCGGCGGCAAATGGAGTTGCGGTGAAAGCGGTTTATGGATTTATTCTGTCGATCATCGGAATCAACGGAGTTCCGGAGGCGATTGTTGCAGGAGTGCTCACGGCATTGATCGGAAGAACGCTGATGAAGAAAAATATGAAAGAAAGACTGGGATTTACACATGGTTTTAGCGATTGA
- a CDS encoding DUF4430 domain-containing protein: MKKKSGLIAGIVILILLCIGAGVLYQNMKPAASEGEKHITVTVIHGDQTENVFEFDTDAKYLGEVLESENLVDGESGEYGLFITTVDEETADDSKQQWWCITKGGEQVNTSADQTPVSDGDAFELTLKEGY; this comes from the coding sequence ATGAAGAAAAAAAGCGGACTGATTGCAGGAATTGTCATCTTAATCCTGCTGTGCATTGGAGCCGGGGTTTTATATCAGAACATGAAGCCTGCAGCCAGTGAAGGAGAAAAACATATTACGGTGACCGTCATCCACGGAGACCAGACAGAGAATGTCTTCGAATTTGACACAGATGCAAAATATCTTGGAGAAGTTTTAGAAAGCGAGAATCTCGTGGACGGTGAGTCTGGAGAATATGGTCTGTTTATTACAACTGTGGATGAAGAAACAGCGGATGATTCCAAACAACAATGGTGGTGTATCACAAAAGGCGGAGAACAGGTCAACACTTCCGCAGATCAGACACCAGTTTCTGACGGAGATGCATTTGAGCTTACATTGAAAGAAGGATATTGA